In Micromonospora sp. LH3U1, one genomic interval encodes:
- a CDS encoding class I SAM-dependent methyltransferase — MAPVEGLRHASSFGAAATAYAEHRPDYAQAAVRWALEPAPGLRVLDLGAGTGKLTATLVAVGADVTAVEPDPAMLTELRRALPDVRALPGSAEAIPLPDASVDVVLAGNAMHWFDMAVAGPEIARVLAPGGIMAGLWNVVDDRADWVAGLARVSGSAAIGPRDTPASWRVATATAHLPKNDVAARFGAPEQAEFPHGQRRTADSLLATLATRAGMLVMEDPDRDATLGRIRAFLTSRPETANGEFTLPMLTCVLRVRRL; from the coding sequence ATGGCACCGGTCGAAGGACTCCGTCACGCTTCGTCGTTCGGTGCGGCCGCGACCGCATACGCCGAGCACCGCCCGGACTACGCCCAAGCGGCGGTGCGATGGGCGCTTGAGCCCGCGCCTGGCTTGCGGGTGCTCGACCTCGGCGCCGGGACCGGCAAACTCACCGCCACTCTGGTCGCGGTGGGCGCCGACGTCACCGCGGTCGAGCCTGATCCGGCGATGCTGACCGAGCTGCGCCGCGCACTGCCGGACGTCCGAGCCCTGCCGGGCAGCGCCGAGGCGATACCGCTGCCGGACGCGTCCGTCGATGTCGTGCTGGCCGGCAACGCCATGCACTGGTTCGACATGGCCGTCGCCGGGCCCGAGATCGCCCGCGTCCTGGCGCCCGGCGGCATCATGGCCGGTCTGTGGAACGTCGTGGACGACCGGGCCGACTGGGTTGCCGGGCTGGCGCGGGTCAGCGGGAGCGCGGCGATCGGCCCGCGGGATACGCCCGCCAGCTGGCGGGTCGCGACGGCCACCGCGCACCTTCCCAAGAATGACGTGGCCGCGCGGTTCGGCGCACCGGAACAGGCCGAGTTCCCACACGGACAGCGCCGTACCGCCGACTCCCTTCTGGCGACACTTGCCACAAGGGCGGGGATGCTGGTCATGGAAGATCCGGATCGCGATGCCACGCTCGGCCGGATCCGCGCCTTTCTGACGAGCAGGCCGGAGACCGCGAACGGCGAGTTCACCCTCCCGATGCTGACCTGCGTGCTGCGCGTCCGGCGGCTGTGA